In the Tamandua tetradactyla isolate mTamTet1 chromosome 8, mTamTet1.pri, whole genome shotgun sequence genome, ggctggagagagaggccacatctgggcaacaaaagaggctctcttgggggtgactcttaggcctaaattttgagtagacttgacctatcctttgtgggggtaactttcatatgaacaaaccccaagactgggggcccagcctatagctttggttgtccacactgcttgtgagaatatcaagaattcaacttgggagagttgaatttctccccgttctcaccattccccgaagggcactttgcaaatacttttccactcactgatcagatcactctgggattcttcggggcatcactttggacaaaccaacaaaatctcatgtcctacccaagattccaagtacttatggtgttcaatcaagctatctacataagttatattaggacatgcactagtcaaaatttaaattttgtaccacataaacattttttgctttagtctcacacattagttgaaattttaaaatattaagtaccatctattttcagcacactgcagtaatgacattcttttgtttttcctaatgcaaaaacattttttaaatttgcatgtttagtcactatcattatacactctaggcattcctagattacaccatctcaatcttcatcatctatctttctttgtgatttcatttgcgcccccagccctcctccctctatcattctgacatgcagcttccttcagtgttttagcataattgtattacagttaggcagtattgtgctgtccatttctgagtttttatatccagtcctgttgcacaatctgtatcccttcagctccaattacccaatatcttaccctatttctatctcctgatggtctctgttaccaacgaaatattccaagtttattcactaatgtcagttcatgtcagtgagaccatacagtatttgtccttttgtttttggctaatctcactcagcataatgtcctcaaggtccatccatgttgttacatacttcataactttattctgtcttacagctgcataatattccatcgtatgtatatacctcagtttgtttagccactcgtctgttgatggacatttttggctgaaggcattgtttttttttttgttgcaaattttttttttattaatcaaaaaaaaagaaaagaaattaacacaacatttagaaatcattccattctacacatgcactcagtaattcttagtatcatcacatagatgtatgatcatcatttcttagtacatttgcatcgatttaggaaaagaactagcaaaacagcagaaaaagatatagaatgttaatatagagaagagaattaaaataataataataaaaaatatatatatatataaaaaggaaaaagaaaaaaaacaaaaacaaaagatacaaacaaacaaacaaaaaactatatttcaggtgcagcttcattcagtgttccaacatagttacattacacttaggtattattgtgctgtccatttttgagtttttgtttctagtcctgttgcacagtctgtatcccttcagctccaattacccattatcttaccctgtttctaactcctgctggtctctgttaccaatgatatattccaagctgattcttgaatgtcggttcacatcagtgggaccatacagtatttgtcctttagtttttggctagactcactcagcataatgttctctaggtccatccatgttattacatgcttcataagtttagtctgtcttaaagctgcataatattccatcataggtatacgccacagtttgtttagccactcgtctgttgatggacattttggctgtttccatctctttgcaattgtagataatgctgctataaacactggtgtgcaaatgtccgtctgtgtctttgcccttaagtccttcgagtagatacctagcagtggtattgctgggtcgtaatccattctgccattctatgtcttttgattgggaaattcagtccatcaacttttagtgttattactgtttggataatattttcctctaccattttggcttttgtattatatatatcatatctgattttccttctttctacactttactccatacctctctcttctgttttttcgtatctgactctagtgctccctttagtatttcttgcagagctggtctcttggtcacaaattctctcagtgactttttgtctataaatgttttaatttctccttcatttttgaaggacaattttgctggatataggagtcttggttggcagtttttctcttttagtaatttaaatatatcatcccactgtcttctagcttccatggtttctgctgagaaatctacacatagtcttattgggtttcccttgtatgtgacagattgtttttctcttgctgttttcaagatcctctctttctctttgacctctgacattctaactagtaagtgtcttggagaacacctgtttgggtcttgtgctggtttgaaaggaagtgtgccccctaagaaaagccatgttttaacataactcccatttcataaggtagaataatctctattcaacaccgtatgtttgaaactgtgattggatcatctccctggatgatgtgatttagtcaagagtggttgttaaactggattaggggatgacatgtctccacccatttgagtgggtcttgattagtttctgaagtcctataaaagaggaaatattttagagattcagagagactcagagagggcagagaatgctgcagcaccacgaagtggagagtccattggagatgaagaaggaaaatgcctcccggggagcttcatgaacccagaagccaggagagtaagctagcagatgatgccatatttgccatgtgcccttcctgctgagagagaagccctgactgtgttcgccatgtgcctttccaaatgagagagaaaccctgaacttcatcggccttcttgaaccaaggtatctttccctggttgcctttgattggacttttctatagacttgttttaattctcggccttagaactgtaaactagcaactcattaaattccccttgttaaaagccattccgtttctggtatattgcattccagcagctagcaaactagaacaggtctattctctttggggtgcgctgcacttcttggatctgcaagtttaggtccttcataagagttgggaaattttcagtgataatttcttccattagtttttctcctccttttcccttctcttctccttctgggacacccacaacacgtatatttgtgcgcttcatattgtcattcagttccctgatcccctgctcaagtttttccattcttttccctatagtttctgtttctttttggaattcagatgttccatcctccagttcactaattgtagcttctgtctctttagatctaccattgtaggtatccattgttttttccattttttcttgtttgtccttcactcccataaattctgtgatttgttttttgagattttctatttcttctttttgttcagcccatgtcttcttcatgtcctccctcaatttattgatttggtttttgaagagtttttccatttctgttcgtatattcagcattagttgtctcagcttctatatctcatttgaactattggtttgttcctttgactgggccatatcttcaattttccgagcgtgatccattatttcctgctggtgtctgggcatttgatcagatttccctgggtgtgggacctggctggttgaaaggtttttctgtgaaatctctgggctctgtttttcttttcctgcccagtaggtggcggtcgtggcgcttgtctgtctgcggggcccaccaggaaaagatgctgtggctcctttaaattgccaatccgaatctcgccgtcggcccgggaaaccgcgcgtggagtggggggtcgccggccgccgcagctttggggagtgccggtccaaattgcccagctggcccgagacgccaagcatggcgggagggccccactatccaacgttcccagtcagaccggggagccacgtgcgtggaggggacccccgtcgccagccgccccggccgggaaaacgcgcgcccctcgggtatctcaccgcagcggattctcccgcccgttcagccgttccagaatggggtacgctgtctttttggtctctgtcgtggctccaggagctgttttgtattgtttctgttactttagttgcttttctggaggaggaactaagacccacgcgtcttactaagccgccatcttctctggaagtccggCATTGTTTTTTAaggggaagttgtaggtttatagaaaaaccaTGAGTTTTctgtacagagttcccatatataccTCCTTATATgtagttttccctgttattaacactttgtactGATATGGTTCTTTTgttaattgatgaaacaatattaatatCATTATACTGGTAACTAATCTGTAGTTtgcattaggattcactgtgctgtacaattctatgtttttaaaaaattttattctagttacACAtgcagcctaaaatttcccacttttaccactttcaagtatacaattcagtgttattaattacaTTCTTAATGTGTTAAATCACCAGCATctactaccaaaacttttccatcacaccaAACAGCTCtactaattaagcattaactccccattctgtaCCCCAACCCCCTTCCTGTGTTAACacgtattctaatttctgactgtttgcttattctaattatttcatgttagtgagatcatacaatatttgtccttttgtgtgttttgcttatttcacccagcatgATATTTCCAAGGTTCACCCGTGTTGTTGCaggcttcagaacttcattcctttttgcagctgaatGACAATTCCATTGTTTATATatacacttttttaaaactttttcaattgtttatttttatttttattgttaaattttgatttaatagtataacatatatacaaagcaaagaaataaaaaagtagtagTTTTCTAactactcttcaaaaagtggctgcaggatagatcccagagtttgtcatgggctaccatatgatcctctcatatttttccttctagctgctccagaatataggaggccagaggacttaaatacttttttatcatcatagttgactttttttccttctttttttttgtgaacaataacatatatacaaaaaagctatacattttcaagcacagcaccactattagttgtagaacatatttcagactttgacatgggttaccatttcacaattttaggtttttacttctagctattctaaaatactggagactaaaagagatatcagtttaatgattcagcattcatattcatttgttaagtcctatcttctatgtataattccaccatcacctttgctgtTTCCATACCTCATTGGGGTTGCTTGGGCTAtggcatttctgagttttttatattggaagggtctgtcactaatatggggtaggatatggggtagggagatggagctatctgaagatctgaagaggctgggctaaggtttcaagacttatctggaccaggaacccatctaaAGGTTGTAggttctgggaagttactctagtgcctggaacccttgttgaatcttataaattgctctaggtgttcttgaggattggctggtatggtcctggttgggggttggcagattatgataggtagcaagtctacctaaagcttgcataagaacaacctccagaggagcctctcgactctatttgaactctctgccactgatatttttattaattgctcttcttttcccctatttggtcagaatgcaattgttgatcccacatcgtcaaggagactttcacccctgtatttcacgtcccatgtagaggggagggcaatgatttcacttgcagagttgggcttaaagagactgaggccacatctagttacatctagaagtaactcttaggcatgcctataggtagtctaaacttctccgctacctacataagcttcacaagagtaagcctcatgatcaagggcatggcctattgatttgagtatccttaaagtttgacagagtatcaggggattccttgatggtaaggtttaatagttccatattctttctcccccccccctcaggggactttgccaatactttttgattatctgcttaatatactctaggatatttccaggcattacagtaatctatacaggattaaaggacctctctcttattctgtttttcctgtgtttcagttgttcaaatgtgccatacagataggttgaattagattatgtactacagaaaatttcagttccagatcaaataaacctttcttcc is a window encoding:
- the TMEM123 gene encoding porimin isoform X2 is translated as MGLGARGAWAALLLGALQVLALLGTTVDGSADLAGERSTNNSTLLQNPTANITGGGRGACLSAGPTRKRCCGSFKLPIRISPSARETARGVGGRRPPQLWGVPVQIAQLARDAKHGGRAPLSNVPSQTGEPRAWRGPPSPAAPAGKTRAPRVSHRSGFSRPFSRSRMGYAVFLVSVVAPGAVLYCFCYFSCFSGGGTKTHASY